In the genome of Trypanosoma brucei gambiense DAL972 chromosome 11, complete sequence, the window TCATACGACAAGGAAGTGAAGGTTTATGGCATTGCAGATGGGGTGGTGTGGAACATGCCACAGATGGCCGTCGCGGTGAAGAGTAACAGTCAGCGTCAATTGGATTACGCCTTAATGGAGTTCGTTGGCAACTTTTTTTATGACCGACGTGCCGAGGTGAATTCAATGGGTAATGTGGAGGATGTACAAGTTCTCCTTCAATGGCTGCGGGAGCGCCGTTCTGAGGGCGATTCCGTTCGCGTTTTGCTTCCCCCACTTGCAACAAACGATATGGGGGTGGCTTTATCCGCTCTATACGAAGGTTCAGCGCTGGTTCGCAGTGTTCCACGGGCAGTGCTACTGAGTCTTGTTGAAGAATACTGTGCGCAATCCGTTGATGTGCTcggtggtgatggtgagcCCGTTCCCTTACCAGAGTTTGTGGTCGCTTCGGTTGAGCAATTACCTAATATATCTAGTGATGAATCCGCTGGTAATAAAAGTCAAATGAGAAGTTGTAGAGGGATAGTAGTTGGAGCTGCTGCTGCCCTGACCTACCGCAAGGCCGTTAATTTCCTGAAGGAGAGTTTTCCACAACGTCACCTCGGCATGTCAGGTCTTACTCATGTTACCAGTGTATCTTTCTTTGATATATGCAAAAAACACTGTTTGCTTTGGTTACGTGATAACTGCGAGGGTGAGCCCACCGGCACTTGGTTGGAAGCGTTAAGAGGTGACTACAAACCGTTCAAAGTGGGTTACATCTGTTTGAGCTCCGAGCCTTCTCTTAGGGATGCAGTTCCTCTGCCTTTGGGCACAACGGGGAACTTACTCCTGGCTCTTGTCGATGGTGACGATAGTAAGCTTCACGTGATGCCGGACATTCCTGATAAGGTAAACATAGCGCAGTCACTGTCCAGTATACTTGCAGAAGTTGGTTCCACCACACCACTGCAACTTGATGCACCACTTTCCCGCATTCTGTCGTCAGTACCGTTCCGAATGTCACGCAATCAATACTTATACATGTGTTTCCTCTGGATTTTTGGCCTGGTGTATCCATTCTTCTCTACGTGTTACCCCTTTTTCATGATGTTTGTGACGCACAAGTTGTTACAGCGGTATAACCTTCtcggaaacaacagaaatgacAACAACAGTCAGACAAACGAACAGCCATCGGGTGCGTCCAACACCTGCAGCCGCTGTAGCGGCACCGCCCCTTCAGGCAGTTGTAAATCCACCGCTTCAGTCACCCGTGGAAGCGCATGTGATAATGGTACATCTAGCAAAGAGGTTATTTCGTGCCCTATTGAGGTTTACACCTCAGCTGATTTGAGGGAGGCAAAAGATGGTCGAGGGTTTCTTATACTAATCTTTGCCGAAAACGGTAAAACGATTGAGCCGCCACAGTGTTTCGCGAAGGACTCACGCTTTGTCTTCCGCGCTGTTCCAGAAGATGACACCCTGTGGAGGCAGTGGCTTTCGCAACATGTGACTTCCACACACACGGGCGGTGCAGAAGAAAATGGCTTGAATAAGGGGGGTGCATTGCATGTTGTTGCGATCCGTCGGGGGAAAATGCTCGCTGCAATTAAATCCCTGTGTGCTTCGGTGGAGGCCTGGTTGTTTGATATGGCTGATGGTACAATTGTCGCTGACTTACCGCTTCCGGAGCTGTGACGAAACCAGTCATTTTTAGCGTACGTTTCTACgtcttttccattttgttgtaacctcttcttcttttcttcactacCGAGGCTCGCGGTGGAATGAGGTGCAGATACTTTtgacatttttttaaaaaaatgacaacacAGCGGATTAACGAGTGACCTTTCGGAATTCTTTGATATTGTAAATGATTTGTGTGCATAGATGGTATTTTGTATCGTTACCCCTCCCATGGTTCGTTTCCTTCTCTTACAGTCGTGCGAAACATTTTTGTTACATAGTCGCGGCGAAAGCTTCTTCTTACAGCACCATCTTTTCCCGTACCCCCGGGTATTTTGCAtgctatttttcttttttttttttgttgttgcttttaccTGTCGACTCCAATTACTCGTCTACGGCGCTTAAACCTTTCGCTGCGCTCATCATTGTGTAACTCCCTTTCGAACCTCCTTTCGATAATACCCATGGCAAATACAGAtttaaaaaggaaggaggggaacGCACACAATagacgaaaataaaataaaaaaagaaaacgtatTTGATTTTGTTGGCTAAAACAGCACATTTTCCCGTTCTGTGATTACGTGAAATAGGCTTCTATGAGTGCTTCTGGAAGTGGAGTGGCTGCCATCTATGCCAGGGCGGAGGAGGCCCAAAATGCCCCGGTGAAGCTGCAGCCAGTCCCCGCTTTTGAACTCTATAAAGCTGCACGCGAGGAGGAGCTGTGTTCGTACCGCAGCCTTTGTCGGGTGTTGTGTATGCACAGCGGCGGGAAGTTGaccaaacaacaacgacggaTTTTGGAGGACATGCGGGAGGAGTTGTGTTTGCCCACGGAGCGCGCCGAAGCCGAATTGGCGGCGGCCCGGGAGGATGTTTTGGTCACGAGTGTTGCCGCCTCTGGTGTGTTGAAGCGTCGCCAGGATTTTTTTGATGGGGTCACTGATGTTCCTCTTGACACACTGAGCTACGCGGAGTCTGCGAAGGATGATAATAATTCCTTATATGTCGCACAAACGAAAGTGGCGAGAACAGAGCAGATTGTCGGTGGTGTTCACGGTCGTCATGCAGCTCCAAGTAAGATGTCGGTCCGAGAGATTCATAAAAACTTGGAGCGAATCGGGAGGGAAGTTGCTGCAACTAGCAGTAAGTTGCTTTACTGCACCTCTGTGGTAGATCAACAAGCGTACCGTAACGTACTGCAACAGAAGCGGGAACAACTTCAAGCGATGCTTAGGGAAGTGGAGGATGCCCCTCCAGACATGTCTGGTATCACCAGTGTAATGCCTTCAGAGCATGTCTACTGATGGTGGTTTGTATtggtttcccccttctctctctatcctcccctcttctgtttactttttaatttttatttgatGCGTATTTGGTTGCACTTTGTGGGTCTCAGACTGCTctctggtggtggtgttggtgatTATGGTGtaattgttgtgtttgattCGGGTTGGACCCACTTGATTCCACGCATCGtgtattcctctttttttatatccCTTTTCACATACCGGTGGTGGCAGGTGGAGGAAGGCGCTTCGTATGCTTTTCCCTAATTGCCCTGACCAGTAACAattaaagaaggaaacatcCCTGAAATTATGATAGCAGCGAATTGGTGTACGCCCTTTTTGTGGATTGCTGCAAAGGTTTCCGTGACGTACTATTATTTCTGCTCTCAGCCTACTTTGTGCTATACTGGAGCGTTGTGTTACTCTGTGGGTAGCGGCGTTACCTCCCTTCTTATCATTGTTATCGCTCACCTTTGCCATTTTGGAGTGACCGTCTTTTCTTCTCAAATTGTGTTGACACTTTCTTCTACATATCTATCTAGCGTCCCGTTGCGACTCGTTGTTGTGTCGTAAAGTAAGACAACATTACGAATGGAATGCAAGGGACCGCATGTGCTAGCGCATATGCCAGGTACAACTGCCGCCAGAAGCAATACCACGGCATGCGCAACGCCGTTCAATTCGTGTTCCCTCTTCTGAGGAAAGTTTTATCTTTTGCCAGAACTCCCCCTCGCGAGCAGCTGTTGAGCATGTTGGTAGGTGCCCCTTATTCGCTAGCGCACGAGGGTCCTTTAACTTGCACTCACCTGCACGCAT includes:
- a CDS encoding chaperone protein DNAj, putative, translated to MQLHLSSISMMCLLLVTLQLSFTPTVTNASIFGQPNDRDLYGLLGVSRGSTKAEIKRAFRTITREHHPDMQEGAEAKEKAKEYMAKVLVAYNILSDDIKRSDYDQFGRIAGERLNAADFTSDELFERFNQHPPILSKSLQLENLIVLRRILNFRGNRLFLLQVYDDTCKSCQLFSSVWENLVHSTLVESGAVVLLRIDAYSDEGPELLKELHASYDKEVKVYGIADGVVWNMPQMAVAVKSNSQRQLDYALMEFVGNFFYDRRAEVNSMGNVEDVQVLLQWLRERRSEGDSVRVLLPPLATNDMGVALSALYEGSALVRSVPRAVLLSLVEEYCAQSVDVLGGDGEPVPLPEFVVASVEQLPNISSDESAGNKSQMRSCRGIVVGAAAALTYRKAVNFLKESFPQRHLGMSGLTHVTSVSFFDICKKHCLLWLRDNCEGEPTGTWLEALRGDYKPFKVGYICLSSEPSLRDAVPLPLGTTGNLLLALVDGDDSKLHVMPDIPDKVNIAQSLSSILAEVGSTTPLQLDAPLSRILSSVPFRMSRNQYLYMCFLWIFGLVYPFFSTCYPFFMMFVTHKLLQRYNLLGNNRNDNNSQTNEQPSGASNTCSRCSGTAPSGSCKSTASVTRGSACDNGTSSKEVISCPIEVYTSADLREAKDGRGFLILIFAENGKTIEPPQCFAKDSRFVFRAVPEDDTLWRQWLSQHVTSTHTGGAEENGLNKGGALHVVAIRRGKMLAAIKSLCASVEAWLFDMADGTIVADLPLPEL